A genomic stretch from Caulobacter sp. FWC2 includes:
- the ccmA gene encoding heme ABC exporter ATP-binding protein CcmA: MLRVVLIKELAIARGERTLFSGMNLTLGAGEAAVLVGRNGAGKTSLLRAVAGLLRPVEGAIAFEGEAGPIEADAARAEHLHLLGHQDGLKSSRTAWEELRFQTLWTGGTEDSARAAAKRFDLNRLLDLEVRRLSAGQRRRLALARLAASPRALWLLDEPMAPLDAGQRAAFGSVMAEHLAGGGMILASVHDPLPIPARSVEVGA; the protein is encoded by the coding sequence ATGTTGAGAGTTGTTCTCATTAAGGAACTGGCGATCGCGCGGGGCGAACGCACGCTGTTTTCCGGCATGAATCTGACCCTTGGCGCCGGCGAGGCGGCGGTGCTGGTGGGCCGCAACGGGGCGGGCAAGACCAGCCTGCTGCGGGCCGTGGCGGGCCTGCTGCGGCCGGTCGAGGGCGCCATCGCCTTCGAGGGCGAGGCCGGACCGATCGAGGCCGACGCCGCGCGCGCCGAACACCTGCACCTGCTGGGTCACCAGGACGGGCTCAAATCCAGCCGCACGGCCTGGGAGGAACTGCGCTTCCAGACCCTGTGGACCGGCGGGACCGAGGACAGCGCCCGCGCCGCGGCCAAGCGCTTTGACCTTAATCGCCTGCTCGACCTGGAAGTCCGCCGCCTGTCGGCCGGCCAGCGCCGCCGTCTGGCCCTGGCGCGGCTGGCGGCCAGTCCGCGCGCGCTGTGGCTGCTGGACGAACCCATGGCCCCGCTGGACGCCGGCCAGCGCGCGGCGTTCGGGTCGGTGATGGCTGAGCACCTGGCCGGCGGCGGCATGATCCTGGCCTCGGTTCACGATCCGCTGCCGATCCCGGCGCGTAGCGTGGAGGTCGGGGCATGA
- the ccmB gene encoding heme exporter protein CcmB has protein sequence MKAFGVLLRRELALAWGKGGGPLLALTFYACVVVLLPMASGRAPERLAAIAPGIAWLALALAALLSLERLFERDYEDGTLDLLALGPAPLEAVAVAKCLAQWLATGAPLALAAPVAALMLGADLKVMPLLVLCALAGGLAFAFLGGLGASLALGSKRGGLLVAVIVLPLFAPPVIFGAGALDGYSAGLPWTGGLLLLLAYCVGAIALSPLAMGAAGRNALD, from the coding sequence ATGAAGGCGTTCGGCGTCCTCCTGCGGCGGGAGCTGGCCCTGGCCTGGGGCAAGGGCGGCGGGCCGCTGCTGGCCCTGACCTTCTATGCCTGCGTCGTCGTGCTGCTGCCGATGGCCTCGGGCCGCGCGCCCGAGCGGTTGGCGGCGATCGCCCCCGGCATCGCCTGGCTGGCCCTGGCCCTGGCGGCGCTGTTGTCGCTGGAGCGCCTGTTCGAGCGCGACTACGAGGACGGGACCCTTGACCTGCTGGCGCTGGGCCCCGCCCCGCTGGAGGCCGTCGCGGTCGCCAAGTGCCTGGCCCAATGGCTGGCCACCGGCGCGCCGCTGGCCCTGGCCGCCCCTGTCGCGGCCCTGATGCTGGGCGCGGACCTCAAGGTCATGCCGCTGCTGGTGCTGTGCGCCCTGGCCGGGGGTCTCGCCTTCGCCTTCCTCGGCGGTCTCGGCGCGTCTCTCGCCCTGGGCAGCAAGCGCGGCGGCCTGCTGGTGGCGGTGATCGTCCTGCCGCTGTTCGCCCCGCCGGTGATCTTCGGGGCCGGGGCGCTGGACGGCTACTCGGCCGGCCTGCCGTGGACCGGCGGGCTGCTGCTGCTGCTGGCCTACTGCGTCGGCGCGATCGCCCTGTCGCCGCTGGCCATGGGCGCGGCTGGTAGGAACGCGCTGGATTAG
- a CDS encoding Spy/CpxP family protein refolding chaperone codes for MRKTLTRLALAGAATTLLAGAALAQVPPPPAPPAPPPPPEAPLPPLPPLPPMEMMMAMGPDAMFMHQGRHADPEKRAQRLRDILQLRGDQDGALKAYVEATTPKIVVEKREVSKGDKDGDRMERAERAPPTTLERLDRMTKAADAMKKRAEATRAFYTALTPAQQKTFDILGMGEGEGDQHVFVRRFETGGGPAVFKGGQRKVIIERKVG; via the coding sequence ATGCGTAAAACCCTTACCCGCCTGGCGCTCGCGGGCGCCGCCACCACCCTTCTGGCCGGCGCGGCCCTGGCCCAGGTTCCGCCGCCCCCGGCGCCGCCCGCCCCGCCGCCGCCGCCCGAGGCGCCCTTGCCGCCGCTTCCGCCACTGCCCCCGATGGAGATGATGATGGCCATGGGGCCGGACGCGATGTTCATGCACCAGGGCCGGCACGCCGATCCTGAAAAGCGCGCCCAGCGCCTGCGCGACATCCTGCAGCTGCGCGGCGACCAGGACGGCGCCCTGAAGGCCTATGTCGAAGCCACCACGCCCAAGATCGTCGTCGAGAAGCGCGAAGTCTCCAAGGGCGACAAGGACGGCGACAGAATGGAGCGCGCCGAACGCGCCCCGCCGACCACGCTGGAGCGCCTGGACCGCATGACCAAGGCCGCCGACGCCATGAAGAAGCGCGCCGAGGCCACCCGCGCCTTCTACACGGCCCTGACCCCGGCCCAGCAGAAGACCTTCGACATCCTGGGCATGGGCGAGGGTGAAGGCGACCAGCATGTCTTCGTCCGCCGCTTCGAGACCGGCGGCGGGCCGGCCGTGTTCAAAGGCGGCCAACGCAAGGTGATCATTGAGCGCAAGGTCGGCTGA
- the acnA gene encoding aconitate hydratase AcnA produces MASVDSLKARRELKVGNKSYVYYSLRAAEEAGLTGTSSLPVSMKVLLENLLRNEDSVSVSEDDLKAVAAWLQNKGSVEHEISFRPARVLMQDFTGVPAVVDLAAMRDAMVALGANPAKINPLNPVDLVIDHSVMVDNFGNPKAYDDNVKREYERNIERYRFLRWGSSAFNNFRVVPPGTGICHQVNLEYLAQTVWTNEVDGDEVAYPDTVVGTDSHTTMVNGLAVLGWGVGGIEAEAAMLGQPIPMLIPEVIGFKLTGAMPEGATATDLVLTVTQMLRKKGVVGKFVEFYGDALANLTLEDQATIANMAPEYGATCGFFPISASTIAYLKGTGRTAERVALVEAYAKEQGLWWEPGTAEPTFTDTLELDLSSVLPSLAGPKRPQDRVLLSEASYKFHESLVGEFGKSDQPDLRAPVEGESFDVGHGDVVIAAITSCTNTSNPSVLIAAGLVAKNAVAKGLKVKPWVKTSLAPGSQVVTDYLAKAGLTKHLDALGFNLVGYGCTTCIGNSGPLPEAISKTINDADLVACSVLSGNRNFEGRVNPDVRANYLASPPLVVAYALAGTMKIDLATQPIGQDKKGNDVFLKDIWPSNEDIATLQRKAINEKMFATRYGDVFKGDKNWQGIKVTGGQTYAWEGDSTYVQNPPYFPNISMTPTPVTDIVEARILAVFGDSITTDHISPAGSIKTSSPAGQYLIDNGVQPVDFNGYGARRGNHQVMMRGTFANIRIRNKITPEIEGGVTKHFPTGEVMPIYDAAMKYQAEGRPAVVFGGKEYGTGSSRDWAAKGTKLLGVRAVICESFERIHRSNLVGMGVLPLQFVQDGWQKLELTGEEIVSIRGLTDLAPRKQLIVELYRPTDGRIARFPVRCRIDTPTELEYFKNGGVLNYVLRNLAKSAS; encoded by the coding sequence ATGGCGTCTGTTGACAGCCTGAAAGCCCGCCGCGAACTGAAGGTCGGCAACAAGTCTTACGTCTATTACAGCCTTCGCGCCGCTGAGGAAGCCGGTCTGACCGGAACTTCGTCGCTGCCGGTGTCGATGAAGGTGCTGCTGGAGAACCTGCTCCGCAACGAAGACAGCGTTTCGGTGTCGGAAGACGACCTGAAGGCCGTCGCCGCCTGGCTGCAGAACAAGGGCTCGGTCGAGCACGAGATCAGCTTCCGCCCGGCCCGCGTGCTGATGCAGGACTTCACCGGCGTTCCCGCCGTCGTCGACCTGGCCGCCATGCGCGACGCCATGGTCGCCCTGGGCGCCAACCCGGCCAAGATCAACCCGCTGAACCCGGTCGACCTGGTCATCGACCACTCGGTCATGGTCGACAACTTCGGTAATCCCAAAGCTTACGACGACAACGTCAAGCGCGAGTACGAGCGCAACATCGAGCGCTATCGCTTCCTGCGTTGGGGTTCGTCGGCGTTCAACAATTTCCGCGTGGTGCCGCCCGGCACCGGCATCTGCCACCAGGTGAACCTGGAATACCTGGCCCAGACCGTGTGGACCAACGAAGTCGATGGCGATGAAGTCGCCTATCCCGACACCGTCGTCGGCACCGACAGCCACACGACCATGGTCAACGGCCTGGCCGTGCTGGGCTGGGGCGTAGGCGGCATCGAGGCTGAAGCCGCGATGCTGGGCCAGCCGATCCCGATGCTGATCCCGGAAGTCATCGGCTTCAAGCTGACCGGCGCCATGCCGGAAGGCGCGACCGCGACCGACCTGGTGCTGACCGTCACCCAGATGCTGCGCAAGAAGGGCGTGGTCGGCAAGTTCGTCGAGTTCTACGGCGACGCCCTGGCCAACCTGACCCTGGAAGACCAGGCGACCATCGCCAACATGGCGCCGGAATACGGCGCCACCTGCGGCTTCTTCCCGATCTCGGCCTCGACCATCGCCTATCTGAAGGGCACCGGCCGCACGGCCGAGCGCGTCGCCCTGGTCGAAGCCTACGCCAAGGAACAGGGTCTGTGGTGGGAGCCGGGCACGGCCGAGCCGACCTTCACCGACACGCTGGAGCTGGACCTGTCGTCGGTGCTCCCGTCGTTGGCCGGTCCCAAGCGTCCGCAAGACCGCGTCCTGCTGTCGGAAGCCTCGTACAAGTTCCATGAATCGCTGGTCGGCGAGTTCGGCAAGAGCGACCAGCCCGACCTGCGCGCGCCGGTCGAGGGTGAGAGCTTCGACGTCGGCCACGGCGACGTGGTCATCGCCGCCATCACCTCGTGCACCAACACGTCGAACCCCTCGGTCCTGATCGCCGCCGGCCTGGTGGCCAAGAACGCGGTGGCCAAGGGCCTGAAGGTCAAGCCGTGGGTGAAGACCTCGCTGGCCCCCGGCTCGCAAGTCGTCACCGACTATCTGGCCAAGGCCGGCCTGACCAAGCACCTCGATGCTCTCGGCTTCAACCTGGTCGGCTACGGCTGCACCACCTGCATCGGCAATTCGGGCCCGCTGCCGGAAGCCATCAGCAAGACGATCAACGACGCCGACCTGGTCGCGTGTTCGGTGCTGTCGGGCAACCGCAACTTCGAAGGCCGGGTGAACCCGGACGTGCGCGCCAACTACCTGGCCTCGCCGCCGCTGGTGGTGGCCTACGCCCTGGCCGGTACGATGAAGATCGACCTGGCCACCCAGCCGATCGGCCAGGACAAGAAGGGCAACGACGTCTTCCTGAAGGACATCTGGCCTTCGAACGAAGACATCGCGACCCTGCAGCGCAAGGCCATCAACGAGAAGATGTTCGCCACCCGTTACGGCGACGTCTTCAAGGGTGACAAGAACTGGCAGGGCATCAAGGTGACCGGCGGCCAGACCTACGCGTGGGAAGGCGACTCGACCTACGTCCAGAACCCGCCGTACTTCCCCAACATCTCGATGACCCCGACCCCGGTCACCGACATCGTGGAAGCCCGCATCCTGGCCGTGTTCGGCGACTCGATCACCACCGACCACATCAGCCCGGCCGGTTCGATCAAGACCTCCAGCCCGGCCGGTCAGTACCTGATCGACAACGGCGTCCAGCCGGTGGACTTCAACGGCTACGGCGCCCGTCGCGGCAACCACCAGGTCATGATGCGCGGCACGTTCGCCAACATCCGCATCCGCAACAAGATCACTCCGGAGATCGAGGGCGGCGTGACCAAGCACTTCCCGACCGGTGAAGTGATGCCGATCTACGACGCGGCCATGAAGTATCAGGCCGAAGGTCGTCCGGCGGTCGTGTTCGGCGGCAAGGAATACGGCACCGGCTCGTCGCGTGACTGGGCCGCCAAGGGCACCAAGCTCCTGGGCGTCCGCGCGGTGATCTGCGAAAGCTTCGAGCGCATCCACCGCTCGAACCTGGTCGGCATGGGCGTGCTGCCGCTGCAGTTCGTCCAGGACGGCTGGCAGAAGCTGGAGCTGACCGGCGAGGAGATCGTCTCGATCCGTGGTCTGACGGATCTGGCGCCGCGCAAGCAGCTGATCGTCGAGCTTTACCGCCCGACCGACGGCCGCATCGCCCGCTTCCCGGTCCGCTGCCGCATCGATACGCCGACCGAGCTCGAATACTTCAAGAACGGCGGCGTCCTGAACTACGTGCTGCGCAACCTGGCCAAGTCGGCCAGCTAA
- a CDS encoding inner membrane-spanning protein YciB, with protein sequence MSEASAESPKKSNGWVRTVVDYGAAIAFGVAYFVTKDFQKATWVLVAASAAALAIGFAVERRLALLPLFFGGMALIFGALGLIFHSDVFVKIKVTVINLALAGFLFGGVFSGRQPLKLIMGEALHLSDAAWRTLTLRYGGYFGVVALLNEIVRNTQDTDTWVKFRLGLLPLALVFVATQAPFMMKHMAKGDEPAAAEPPDAGF encoded by the coding sequence GTGAGCGAAGCGTCCGCAGAGTCTCCGAAGAAGAGCAACGGCTGGGTCCGGACGGTCGTCGACTACGGCGCGGCCATCGCCTTCGGCGTCGCCTATTTCGTCACCAAGGATTTTCAGAAGGCCACCTGGGTGCTGGTCGCCGCCTCGGCCGCGGCCTTGGCCATCGGCTTCGCGGTCGAGCGGCGCCTGGCCCTGCTGCCGCTGTTTTTCGGCGGCATGGCGCTGATTTTCGGCGCGCTTGGCCTGATCTTCCATTCCGACGTCTTCGTGAAGATCAAGGTCACGGTGATCAACCTGGCCCTGGCCGGCTTCCTGTTCGGCGGCGTCTTCAGCGGCCGCCAGCCGCTGAAGCTGATCATGGGCGAGGCCCTGCACCTGTCCGACGCGGCCTGGCGCACCCTGACCCTGCGCTATGGCGGCTATTTCGGCGTCGTCGCCCTGCTGAACGAGATCGTCCGCAACACCCAGGACACCGACACCTGGGTGAAGTTCCGTCTGGGCCTCCTGCCCTTGGCGCTCGTGTTCGTGGCCACCCAGGCGCCGTTCATGATGAAGCACATGGCCAAGGGCGACGAACCGGCGGCGGCCGAGCCCCCGGACGCAGGCTTCTAG
- the ccmD gene encoding heme exporter protein CcmD: MSFDFDAGKYAVYLWPAFAISALAFAWMISDSLLNARRWKREAQRLQAELDEQAS; the protein is encoded by the coding sequence ATGAGCTTCGATTTCGACGCCGGCAAGTACGCCGTCTATCTGTGGCCCGCCTTCGCCATCTCGGCGCTGGCCTTCGCCTGGATGATCAGCGACAGCCTGCTCAACGCCCGCCGCTGGAAGCGCGAGGCCCAGCGCCTGCAGGCCGAACTCGACGAGCAGGCCTCGTGA
- the ccmC gene encoding heme ABC transporter permease CcmC has product MDARHTFDFLTNPERFMAFSRWAAPWLGALSALAGLAGLVMTFLVPEDYQQGDTVRMMFIHIPAASLAIFIYVCLGVASFLALVFRQALADLAAQACAPIGAVYTALALITGSLWGKPMWGTWWVWDARLTSVLVLLLFYLGYMALRGALEDEQKAARAAAILALVGLINLPIVKFSVEWWNTLHQGSSTFMAKDGDGLPAIYAWPAVLMGLAYLGAFGALWLVRIRALVWRRKARSLSMKLAEGER; this is encoded by the coding sequence ATGGACGCGCGCCACACGTTCGACTTCCTGACCAATCCCGAGCGGTTCATGGCCTTCTCGCGGTGGGCCGCGCCGTGGCTCGGCGCGCTGTCGGCTCTCGCCGGGCTCGCCGGCCTGGTCATGACCTTCCTGGTCCCCGAGGACTATCAGCAGGGCGATACGGTGCGGATGATGTTCATCCACATCCCGGCCGCCTCCCTGGCCATCTTCATCTATGTCTGCCTGGGCGTGGCCAGCTTCCTGGCCTTGGTCTTCCGCCAGGCGCTCGCCGACCTCGCCGCCCAGGCCTGCGCCCCGATCGGCGCCGTCTATACCGCCCTGGCCCTGATCACCGGCTCGCTGTGGGGCAAGCCGATGTGGGGGACCTGGTGGGTGTGGGACGCGCGCCTGACCTCGGTGCTGGTGCTGCTGCTGTTCTATCTCGGCTACATGGCCCTGCGCGGGGCGCTCGAGGACGAACAGAAGGCCGCGCGCGCCGCCGCGATCCTGGCCCTGGTCGGCCTGATCAACCTGCCAATCGTCAAGTTCTCGGTCGAATGGTGGAACACCCTGCACCAGGGCTCGTCGACCTTCATGGCCAAGGACGGCGATGGCCTGCCGGCCATCTATGCCTGGCCGGCCGTGCTGATGGGCCTGGCCTATCTCGGCGCGTTCGGCGCCCTGTGGCTGGTCCGCATCCGCGCCCTGGTCTGGCGGCGCAAGGCCCGCAGCCTCTCCATGAAGCTGGCGGAGGGCGAGCGATGA
- a CDS encoding MarR family winged helix-turn-helix transcriptional regulator, whose protein sequence is MAKSKGEKTVGGLLERSPSHLLHRVLQLALDIYAEECGEAGVTQRQFAVLAAVAENEGVTQTALVRATGIDRSTLADMVARMITKGHLERQRSSEDARANSVRLTDAGREALDAIRPMVGMADARILALLKPGKREGFLDLLSDMAGADLHPAEAEPKAKKAKAAKVEKPKKDKKPKKDKAAKKAA, encoded by the coding sequence ATGGCCAAGAGCAAGGGCGAAAAGACGGTTGGCGGTCTCCTGGAGCGCTCGCCCAGCCACCTGCTGCACCGGGTCCTGCAACTGGCCCTCGACATCTATGCCGAAGAGTGCGGCGAGGCCGGCGTCACCCAGCGCCAGTTCGCCGTGCTGGCCGCCGTCGCCGAGAACGAGGGCGTCACCCAGACGGCCCTGGTCCGCGCCACCGGTATCGACCGCTCGACCCTCGCCGACATGGTCGCTCGCATGATCACCAAGGGCCACCTGGAGCGTCAGCGCTCCAGCGAGGACGCCCGCGCCAACAGCGTCCGCCTGACGGACGCCGGCCGTGAGGCCCTGGACGCCATCCGCCCGATGGTCGGCATGGCCGACGCCCGCATCCTGGCCCTGCTGAAGCCCGGCAAGCGCGAGGGCTTCCTCGACCTCCTGTCCGACATGGCCGGCGCCGATCTGCACCCGGCCGAAGCCGAGCCCAAGGCCAAGAAGGCCAAGGCGGCCAAGGTCGAAAAGCCGAAAAAGGATAAGAAACCCAAGAAGGACAAGGCCGCCAAGAAGGCGGCTTAG
- a CDS encoding DMT family transporter: MKSIAFVALALAGLCWGLGFPTGKLILTQMDAAHMVLLRFGVAALAAAPFALRSPEVRALFKSPVVLLAGVLYGVAFMVQFEGLAHVSVTVAALLVGAMPALIAVSAKVLGEKVSRMSWAGVAAATLGAVLIAGKPDGASSPWGVALSLGALFLFLAWLLTLRRAPKAPNAMAIPAVSIIIAAVTVLPIAFVMHGPPKLTLSAPVWAAILAQGVLATLLATAAWQYGAARVGAASAGVFINIEPLIGACCGVLLFGDHLTVALFAGGLLIIGGSLAVVLGEKAAALGDVQATVAPTA, from the coding sequence ATGAAGTCGATCGCTTTTGTCGCCCTGGCGCTGGCGGGGCTCTGCTGGGGTCTCGGCTTTCCCACCGGCAAGCTGATCCTGACGCAGATGGACGCGGCCCACATGGTGCTGCTGCGCTTCGGGGTCGCAGCCCTGGCCGCCGCGCCGTTCGCCCTGCGCTCGCCCGAGGTCCGCGCCCTGTTCAAATCGCCGGTCGTGTTGCTGGCGGGCGTGCTCTACGGCGTGGCCTTCATGGTCCAGTTCGAGGGCCTGGCCCATGTCAGCGTCACGGTGGCGGCGCTGCTGGTGGGCGCCATGCCGGCCCTGATCGCGGTCAGCGCCAAGGTGCTGGGCGAGAAGGTCTCGCGGATGTCTTGGGCGGGCGTGGCGGCGGCGACGCTGGGCGCGGTCCTGATCGCGGGCAAGCCGGACGGCGCCAGCTCGCCGTGGGGCGTGGCGCTGTCGCTGGGGGCGCTGTTCCTATTCCTGGCCTGGCTGCTGACCCTGCGCCGCGCGCCCAAGGCCCCGAACGCCATGGCCATTCCGGCGGTGTCGATCATCATCGCGGCCGTGACCGTCCTCCCGATCGCCTTCGTCATGCACGGCCCGCCGAAACTGACCCTGAGCGCCCCCGTCTGGGCCGCGATCCTGGCTCAGGGCGTCCTGGCCACCCTGCTGGCCACCGCCGCCTGGCAGTACGGCGCGGCCCGCGTCGGTGCGGCCAGCGCCGGGGTGTTCATCAATATCGAGCCGCTGATCGGCGCGTGCTGCGGCGTGCTGCTGTTCGGCGACCACCTGACCGTGGCCCTGTTCGCCGGCGGCCTGCTGATCATCGGCGGCTCGCTGGCGGTGGTGCTGGGCGAGAAGGCGGCGGCCCTGGGCGACGTGCAGGCGACGGTCGCGCCGACGGCGTGA
- a CDS encoding DsbE family thiol:disulfide interchange protein has product MKRGLAFAPLIVLIALAALFAGFALKRDPHVQPHALVGKPMPALSLPELDSGRPAPIRAATDGPILVNFFASWCAPCEVEHPQLMALKAQGVKVVGIAYKDAPANTQAFLGRLGDPFAERLVDRDGRAGLEFGVTGVPETYLVGSDGVIIAKHTGPLTPDAAEDLLKKAR; this is encoded by the coding sequence GTGAAGCGCGGGCTGGCCTTTGCGCCGCTGATCGTGCTGATCGCCCTGGCGGCCCTGTTCGCCGGCTTCGCCCTCAAGCGCGACCCCCACGTCCAGCCCCACGCCCTGGTCGGCAAGCCGATGCCGGCCTTGAGCCTGCCAGAGCTCGATAGCGGCCGCCCGGCTCCGATCCGCGCCGCGACGGACGGCCCGATCCTGGTCAACTTCTTCGCCTCATGGTGCGCCCCCTGTGAGGTCGAGCACCCGCAGCTGATGGCGCTGAAGGCCCAGGGCGTGAAGGTGGTCGGCATCGCCTACAAGGACGCCCCGGCCAACACCCAGGCCTTCCTGGGCCGCCTGGGCGACCCCTTCGCCGAACGCCTGGTCGATCGCGACGGCCGCGCGGGCCTCGAGTTTGGCGTCACCGGCGTGCCGGAGACCTATCTGGTCGGCTCGGACGGCGTGATCATCGCCAAGCACACCGGTCCTCTGACGCCCGACGCGGCCGAGGACCTGCTGAAGAAGGCGCGCTAG